One genomic segment of Streptomyces sp. TLI_146 includes these proteins:
- a CDS encoding ImmA/IrrE family metallo-endopeptidase, translating into MFTPERLVLARRRRRMTLAELARTSGYSAQSITAFENHRKVPSPETLSALAAALHYPVSFFSAPRPAELQLDSVSFRAPSKMTATERDSALSSGAIAVALNIWLEGLFKLPRPDLPTYPHLDPEAAAEQVRAAWGLGEAPVPNTVHLLEAHGVRVFSLPSDCLDIDAFSTINTGTPYVFLNTRKTGERGRFDAAHELGHLVLHCEHRIPHGRDSEGEANDFASAFLMPRAGILAQRLHNASPERILSAKRRWGVSAMALTYRLRKLELLSEWRYSQTMKELARRGYRKAEPDSSMVRESSQLLSKVFDVLRDPLKKSPSDVAAELDIYVPELNEYVFGLVPVAVEGGGQQSAPARPQLRLVKR; encoded by the coding sequence CGAGAACCACCGAAAGGTTCCCTCACCGGAGACGCTGTCCGCGCTCGCGGCAGCCCTTCACTACCCGGTCTCCTTCTTCTCCGCGCCCCGGCCCGCGGAGCTGCAGCTGGACTCCGTGAGTTTCAGAGCGCCGTCGAAGATGACGGCGACGGAACGCGACAGCGCTCTGAGCTCGGGAGCCATCGCCGTGGCTCTCAATATCTGGCTTGAGGGCCTGTTCAAACTGCCCCGGCCCGACTTGCCCACCTATCCTCACTTGGATCCCGAGGCAGCGGCCGAACAGGTGCGGGCCGCTTGGGGGCTGGGGGAAGCCCCGGTCCCGAACACCGTGCATCTGCTGGAGGCACACGGAGTGCGGGTGTTCTCCCTGCCGTCGGACTGCCTGGACATCGACGCGTTCTCCACCATCAACACGGGCACCCCGTACGTCTTTTTGAACACCCGTAAGACCGGTGAACGCGGCCGGTTCGACGCCGCCCACGAACTGGGACATCTTGTGCTGCATTGCGAGCACCGCATCCCCCACGGCAGGGACTCGGAGGGAGAGGCGAACGATTTCGCTTCTGCCTTCCTGATGCCGCGCGCGGGCATCCTCGCGCAGCGACTCCACAACGCTTCCCCCGAGCGGATACTGAGCGCCAAACGCCGGTGGGGCGTCTCCGCGATGGCCCTGACCTACCGCTTGCGCAAACTCGAGCTGCTGTCCGAGTGGCGCTACAGCCAGACCATGAAGGAGCTGGCCCGCCGCGGCTACCGCAAAGCGGAGCCCGACTCCTCGATGGTCCGCGAAAGCAGCCAACTGCTGTCCAAGGTGTTCGACGTGCTGCGGGATCCGCTGAAGAAGTCTCCGTCGGACGTGGCGGCGGAGCTGGACATCTACGTCCCGGAGCTCAATGAGTATGTGTTCGGCTTGGTCCCGGTCGCGGTCGAGGGCGGTGGGCAGCAGTCTGCACCCGCGCGCCCGCAACTGCGGCTCGTCAAACGATAG
- a CDS encoding serine/threonine-protein kinase gives MKQRERRLTLNYECLQTMPTGLHEVRVWWDPDLANWLVGKRVDLSEVEDGADLMEPQVMEMIDHPNVVKVRSVASVAGFPSPMRVVEVLMPFYEEGSVTDALEAGKYFTPSQALRIIRAALQGLAEMHERYGILHRDVKSPNLFLTGDAQTVKLGDLGLAGKMDGEGRTPGVNAPQLYSPPELLTGDGLTRASDLYSLGVVLLELLRGKFDYDSYSRTATVDALAKGESPLRREDLVLPAWACRSLRKFVQKAMDPAPARRFQSAREMSDQLAKIKIADWRETCTGTWEAPFLRDTRMRIRVTANPTRGGGLTLITHKRKTLSWRRAGRDVAVTGLRDQQALAVFEKANSLAVN, from the coding sequence GTGAAGCAGCGTGAGAGACGACTCACCCTCAACTACGAGTGCCTGCAAACCATGCCGACCGGTCTACACGAGGTCCGCGTGTGGTGGGACCCGGACCTGGCGAACTGGCTCGTCGGCAAGCGCGTCGACCTCTCGGAGGTCGAAGACGGCGCAGACCTGATGGAACCACAGGTGATGGAGATGATCGACCACCCCAATGTGGTGAAGGTCCGCTCGGTTGCCTCCGTGGCCGGCTTCCCGTCGCCGATGCGGGTCGTCGAGGTGCTCATGCCCTTCTACGAGGAGGGCAGCGTCACCGACGCCCTCGAAGCCGGCAAGTACTTCACTCCCAGCCAGGCGCTGCGCATCATCCGGGCCGCCCTGCAAGGGCTGGCGGAAATGCACGAACGCTACGGCATCCTGCACCGCGACGTGAAGAGCCCGAACCTCTTCCTCACCGGTGACGCCCAAACGGTGAAGCTCGGCGACCTGGGCCTGGCCGGCAAGATGGACGGCGAGGGAAGGACCCCCGGCGTGAATGCGCCGCAGCTGTACTCCCCGCCCGAACTGCTCACCGGCGACGGCCTGACTCGGGCATCTGACCTGTACTCCCTAGGCGTGGTGCTCCTGGAGCTTCTGCGCGGCAAGTTCGACTACGACTCGTACTCGAGAACGGCCACCGTCGACGCCCTGGCCAAGGGAGAGTCACCGCTGCGTAGGGAAGACCTCGTACTCCCTGCCTGGGCGTGCCGATCACTACGCAAGTTCGTCCAGAAGGCCATGGACCCCGCGCCGGCCCGCCGCTTCCAGAGTGCCCGCGAGATGAGCGATCAACTCGCCAAAATTAAGATCGCGGACTGGCGGGAGACCTGCACCGGCACCTGGGAAGCGCCCTTTCTCCGCGACACCCGCATGCGCATCCGGGTCACCGCGAACCCCACCCGAGGCGGCGGTCTCACTCTCATCACGCACAAACGCAAGACACTGTCATGGCGGCGCGCAGGAAGGGATGTGGCAGTCACTGGCCTGCGTGATCAGCAGGCGCTGGCCGTCTTCGAGAAGGCCAACAGCCTGGCCGTCAACTGA